In Tsukamurella tyrosinosolvens, the genomic window ACATGACCTCCATGCCGGAGAAGTCGACGTAGACGCCGCCAGGCGTAAAGCCGTACCGGTAGGCGGGCGGGTTCCCGTGGTACATCCCGTCGACCGACCGGAGCTCGGGGTTGTAGGTGCGGCCATCGGAGTTCGAGAGCTCCTGTGACGGGTAGTACGAGACCGACGAACTGGTCAGCTTGCCCTTGATGGGAACGGTGAACAGCGGTGCGCTGCCGTTGCTCCAGGTGGCGGTGCACCACTGGATCGTGTTCGGCTCGTCGTAGAGCTTCTGCGCCTCGTTGTAGTTGTTGAACTCGACGTCGTTGCGGGGCTGGTAGGCCTGCCGCTTGCCGGCGCTCTCCTCCACCTTCTTGTACTGCTCACTGTTGCTCGCCGCGTTGTTCTCGCACGAGGCGAGGGCCAGCGCGACGAGCACCACCGCGCCGGCGGCGCCGTACTTCTTCCAGGTGTTCATGGGGTTCTCCTCGTTCTAGGTGTGGTTGGTCTGCAGTGGAGTCCAGGGGATCTGGACCAGGTTTCCGGTGGCGACGTCACGCGCGAGCCGGACGGCGTTCGTCGGCACCGGGATGGCGGTGTAGTCGACCCCGACAGGAATTCCTGCGTTCTCGGCGCGGCGGACGCAGTCCCAGGTCCCCCGGGAGCCGGTCTCGGGGAACGCCAGGCAGACGTCGGCGCCGAGGTCGACCATCTCCTGGTTGCGGATCGGGCCCGCAGCCTTGCCGAACATGTCCCAGTCGGCCGGGTGCTCGTCGACGGCGCAGCCCCATCGGGCGGCGATGTCGCCGGCGATCGTGTCGGCGCCTCCGTATGGGCACGCCCCATGCACCACGGTGACTGCCTCCGGGACCAGTCCCGCCGCGACGTAGCGGAGCGCGGTCTCGACCGCGGCTCGGTCGGACCAGAATCTGGATCCGGTGATGAGGATGCGCATCAGGTCTGGCCGTTCGCGAGGTCCCAGCCAAAGGAGATCGCCGCTCGACGAAGTGAGGCTACGACCTCACGCTCGGCGTAGGTCTCCTGGGGCAGCGCCTCCACGATCCCGGCGAGAGAGCCGGCCTTGGTCGGCTTGACGGTGTATCTGCAGGCGAGGTACGGCAGGCCGAGACGGTACCGCTCTGCCAGGGGCCCGGCGACGTATCTGCGCTTCTCGCAGATGTTGCGGTGCTCGGAAGGCCCGTTTTCGTCGAAGACCAGCAGGTCGATACGGACCGAGGTCGCCGTGCCATACGTGGACGACACGCGGTCGGCTGCTCCATGGACGCGCACCAGCATGTCCTTCCCGGTGAACTCGTCGGGGATCCCCCGGCCCATGTCTCCGAGCTCTGCGTCGTGCGCTGCTGTCGTCATGACCGCCCCTTCCCCGCCGGGTGGGCGCGCATGGCCAGGGTGCGGCGGATGGCTCGCAGGCGGACGCGCTGGACCGCGGTCTCGAGTGCGATCGCGCCCAGGAGCGCCGCGAGCACGATGAAGTTCGGCGACGCCAGGAAGACGAGGAAGAGCAGGACGGCGGGAATGTACTGGGCGATCTGGATCGCGCTTCCGATGCGGCGCCATGCGCGGTAGAGGTGCCCGTCCGCGTCGCTGTGGACCTGGCTCAACGCGAGCGTGGCCTGTTCGCGTGCCGTCATGCGGACGAGGGCGGGAATCGAGTAGCCGGCGACGATCGCCGTGCTGCGGAACTTCTCCGTAGCGGTGAACATCGACGGGTGTGCGTTCGTGGTCATGTGGTTGGTCCTCCTTGGGCGGAAGGCTCTACCGGCTGATCCAGCCGGAGAGCAGGTCCTGCACCGAGCCGCCGGTCGCGGCGTCGAGCAGTAGAGCTGCGATCGTGAGACCGACGGCGACGAGCACGACGGTGAGCACCTTGCGGAGCAGGCCGGCGAAAGCGGTCACGGCGACGATGATCGCGACGGCGCTCGGGGGCCAGTGCTCCATTCCGGGGATCGCGGAAGTGGCCGTGCCGCCCACGCCGACCGTGAGTGCGCCCGCGAGGGCCATGCGGCGAAGCACCGATGTCGGAAAGGTCATGCTGCAGAGCTCCTGTGGTCGAGTTCGGTCTCAGGCGGCGATCTCGCGGAGAGCGCGCGGGTCCGCAAGGTCGGCACCGCGAGCCGCGCCACCGATGAGCCGAACCACTACCGGCAGGACCAGGGCGAGCGGGAAGAGCGGATACAGCGCCGGGGTGAGGAACACCCCTCCGAGTGCGCTCAGGAGAATGAGCGCGGTGCCGAGGAGGTCCGCGGGCAGCTCGGCGTCGTGCGCGGCGCGGGCGAGTGCATGTGCGGTGTTGGGTGTCGTCCTCATGGCGTTCTCCTCGGTAGGGCGGCTATAACAAACTCTCTATTTTAGAGATAGGCGAGAATCGCCCAGGCGCACAAGGGCCTCCAAGACGCTCGGGCGTGTCGGCGCCGGTCCTACAGCTGATCGACGCCGTCCAGCGCGGCTGCGCGCCCGCGGAGGCGACGCGCTTCGGTGATGTAGCCGGCCGCCTCGAGGAGCTCCGCGCGGTGCTGCAGGATCTCCGCAGCCACCGCGTCAGGAGTACGCGGACGCAGTCCGTCGACGTTCACCGACGAACCGGACCCCGCGCTACGGGAACCACTCAAGCCGCGGCCTCGTCAAGAGATGGCGCCGGCTCTTCCACGTTGCGCCACCGCAGCATCTGACGGAGGCCGTGGGCGATCTGCCGATCAACGACGCCGTTGCCGATGGCGCGCAGTTGCTGCTCTCGGCTCAGCCCCAGTTCGGGGTCGGTCACCCAGCCGGAAGGCCAGCCCATCATCCACTCGGGAAGTACGGCGGCGAGACGATCGCGCCCGTTGCGATTCGGCTCGGTGGGTGAGGGAGCGAGGCGTCCGAGGATCCGCTCCCACCGCTGGATTGCCGGCGTGTACTTGCCCCAGTCGATCCCGCGCCCTCGGGCGGCTCGGACCACTGTCGTGACGAGATCGTCACTGCCGGTGCCGCGGCGTTCCGCGCGCGCGAAGTCGGCGCGCCGGACGCTGTCCGAGGCCGTCGGAGTCGGGAGAAGGGCTTCGCCCTGGGGCCGAGCTGTGTCATCTCGCTCGGCCCCGAGAGCGTAGGCGATCTCCGTGGTGCTCCCGCCGCGGGTGGCGCGCGGAGTGGGGAGCAGCTCGACGCCGATCACCTCCGTGAGACCGCCCATGCCCTTCTCGACATGCCGGGCTGCGCCCCGCGACCCCATCGTCTGCTTGTGCTCCATCGCGCGCGGGGTCGGCAGCAGAGCATCGACAGCGTCGGAGAGTCGACCGTCAGCGGCCGTGCGTGTGCGCCCATCGGCGCGGGTGCGGCCGGAGGGCTTGGTACGCCCCTTGGACTCGGTAGCGATCGGAGTCGGCAGCAGCGGAATCGACGCGTCGGGGAGCTCGCCACCGGTGGCGAACAGGCCGTTCTCCGCGATGATGCGCAGGTCGGTGACGCGCTTGCGGCCCGGCTTCTTGCGCAGATGTACCTCCGGCGGATTGCCGGAGGAGGTCGCCGTCGGCGTGGGAAGAAGCAGGTTCGGTGCAGGTTCGATCGGCTCGGAGGGCGCGGCCGCGATGGCGGGGTCGACCGAGTAGACGGTGTCGCCGATCATCGTTCCGGTGCGCGGCCACTTGCCCGTGAACGCCTGGCCGTCGCGCCGGCCGCCGATCGTCACCCACTCCCCTTCGACCAGCCTGCAGACAGGCTTCGCCGAGACGGGCTGCGGAAGGGCTTCTCGGCACGCGAGGATCGCCAGCCGCTTGCGCAGATGCGGAGCACCGACTTCCGCTGCCGAGACCTGAATCCACCGCACGGTGTAGCGCCGGTCGGCGAGGTCACGCAGGACGACGTCGATGCCCAGGCTCAGCAGTCCCTGGACGTTCTCGGCGACGCCCCACAGCGGGCGCAGATGGCTGATCGCATCTGCCATGTAGGACCAGAGGCCGGAGCGGGTGCCGGGTCCGATACCGGCGCGCTTGCCCGCTGGCGAGAGGTCGGTGCAGGGGAAGCCGCCACTGAGGATCTCGATGGGCGGAACTGCGGCCCAGTCGATCGCGGTGATGTCGCCGAGATTCGGCACGCCCGGGAATCGGCGCTCGAGCACCTTGCACGCTCCGGGGTCGACTTCCGAGAACCAGACGAGCTCGCTGTCGAAGACCTCCTTGACGGCGACCCCGAGCCGGCCAGAGCCGGCGAACGTCTCGGCGGCCCGGAGGCGGCGGTTCAGGAAGTTCTGTTCAGGTGCGCGCACGCGTTTCCCTCGTGAGTCGGTGGCTGGACAGAGTCCGGGCCGAGCGCGCAAATGCGGCTCGGCCCGGTGTGACCTCAGTCGAAGAAGTTGTCGAAGTCGTCGTCGGCGAACGGGTCCTTCTCCAGGCGCGCCTTGTCTTCTGCGGCCTGGGCCCGCTCCGCGTCCGCCTCGGCGATCTGCTTCTGCCCGCGGCTGGCGTCCTGGCGAATCTCCTCCTCGATCTCTGCCTCGCTCTCGACCGTCGGGATCGTGAACTCGATGTCGGCGCCGGTCCGGTCCC contains:
- a CDS encoding DNA cytosine methyltransferase, encoding MRAPEQNFLNRRLRAAETFAGSGRLGVAVKEVFDSELVWFSEVDPGACKVLERRFPGVPNLGDITAIDWAAVPPIEILSGGFPCTDLSPAGKRAGIGPGTRSGLWSYMADAISHLRPLWGVAENVQGLLSLGIDVVLRDLADRRYTVRWIQVSAAEVGAPHLRKRLAILACREALPQPVSAKPVCRLVEGEWVTIGGRRDGQAFTGKWPRTGTMIGDTVYSVDPAIAAAPSEPIEPAPNLLLPTPTATSSGNPPEVHLRKKPGRKRVTDLRIIAENGLFATGGELPDASIPLLPTPIATESKGRTKPSGRTRADGRTRTAADGRLSDAVDALLPTPRAMEHKQTMGSRGAARHVEKGMGGLTEVIGVELLPTPRATRGGSTTEIAYALGAERDDTARPQGEALLPTPTASDSVRRADFARAERRGTGSDDLVTTVVRAARGRGIDWGKYTPAIQRWERILGRLAPSPTEPNRNGRDRLAAVLPEWMMGWPSGWVTDPELGLSREQQLRAIGNGVVDRQIAHGLRQMLRWRNVEEPAPSLDEAAA
- a CDS encoding SLOG family protein, with the translated sequence MRILITGSRFWSDRAAVETALRYVAAGLVPEAVTVVHGACPYGGADTIAGDIAARWGCAVDEHPADWDMFGKAAGPIRNQEMVDLGADVCLAFPETGSRGTWDCVRRAENAGIPVGVDYTAIPVPTNAVRLARDVATGNLVQIPWTPLQTNHT